The nucleotide sequence GCGCGCGGGCGGTATGGGCGGTGTTCGCCCGGAATATGGATGTGTTTCGTCGCTACTGGTTGAACAACCTTGTGTCGAATTTTTTTGAACCCTTTTTGTATCTTTTGGGAATGGGCGTGGGGATGACTCGCTATGTGGGCGGAATCGACGGCGTTTCGTACACGGCCTTTATCGCTCCGGGGATTGTGGCGTCCACGGCCATGTTTGCGGCGACTTTCGAATCGACCTATGGAACTTTTGTCCGCATGGAGTTTCAGAAGACGTTCGATGCCATGATTGCGACCCCGGTGAACGTGGAGGAAGTGGCGGTCGGGGAACTGGTTTATGGGGCAGTCAAAGCGGCCATCGTCGGGGTGATCATCCTGACGGTGGTGGAGGTGTTCGGGTTTGTGCCGGGGTGGCATTATTCCGCCCTCCTGGTTCCGCCCGCGGCTCTGCTCGTGGGATTGGTCTTTTCGGCCCTGGCCATGACCGCTTCCACCCTCGTCCCTCAAATCGATCATTTTAATTACTACATCACGTTGTTGATCACTCCAATGTTTGTGTTTTCCGGGATCTTCTTCCCCTTGGAGGGATTGCCTTCCGCGGTGCAGGAGGTGGCGTGGTTTACCCCCCTGATGCATGGGGTGCGCATGTGCCGGGAGTTGATCTTCGGCACGTGGACTCATGTCTGGGCGGATGC is from Kyrpidia tusciae DSM 2912 and encodes:
- a CDS encoding ABC transporter permease, producing the protein MSARAVWAVFARNMDVFRRYWLNNLVSNFFEPFLYLLGMGVGMTRYVGGIDGVSYTAFIAPGIVASTAMFAATFESTYGTFVRMEFQKTFDAMIATPVNVEEVAVGELVYGAVKAAIVGVIILTVVEVFGFVPGWHYSALLVPPAALLVGLVFSALAMTASTLVPQIDHFNYYITLLITPMFVFSGIFFPLEGLPSAVQEVAWFTPLMHGVRMCRELIFGTWTHVWADALWLAVAAAALSWLPVILLRRRLIR